A portion of the Magnolia sinica isolate HGM2019 chromosome 17, MsV1, whole genome shotgun sequence genome contains these proteins:
- the LOC131230408 gene encoding glycine-rich RNA-binding protein RZ1A translates to MSDSVEYRCFIGGLAWSTSDRVLKSAFEKFGHLTEAKVVVDRFSGRSRGFGFVTFDDEAAMEDAIRAMNGMDLDGRSITVDKAQPQGSSRDRDGDRDNDRGRDRGRDRDYGGSRGSSGGECFKCGKPGHFARECPSGGGGKGGDRYGGRDDRYGGGGGGGNSRYGPDRNGDRYGGRNRDGGGRGGFGGDRYNRDRSGPYERPGSGGYRS, encoded by the exons ATGTCGGACTCTGTGGAGTACCGCTGTTTTATTGGCGGTCTTGCATGGTCAACATCTGACAGAGTTCTTAAAAGTGCATTTGAGAAGTTTGGCCATCTTACTGAGGCAAAG GTAGTTGTGGACAGGTTTTCCGGTCGCTCTCGTGGATTTGGGTTTGTTACTTTTGATGATGAGGCAGCCATGGAAGATGCTATACGTgcaatgaatggtatggatctggATGGGCGATCAATTACTGTGGATAAAGCTCAGCCACAAGGCTCCAGCAGAGACCGTGATGGTGACCGTGACAATGACCGTGGCCGTGATCGTGGCCGTGATCGTGATTACGGTGGCAGTCGAGGTTCTAGCGGTGGAGAGTGCTTCAAATGTGGCAAGCCAGGGCATTTTGCTAGGGAGTGCCCATCTGGTGGAGGTGGAAAAGGTGGGGACAGGTATGGTGGCAGGGATGATAGgtatggtggtggtggtggtggtggtaacAGTCGCTATGGTCCTGATCGTAATGGGGATCGTTATGGGGGACGCAACAGGGATGGGGGTGGCCGTGGGGGGTTTGGTGGTGACCGATACAATCGTGATCGTTCTGGTCCATATGAGCGCCCTGGCTCCGGAGGTTATCGATCTTGA